The Vigna angularis cultivar LongXiaoDou No.4 chromosome 9, ASM1680809v1, whole genome shotgun sequence DNA window GCAGTTCGGGCAGACCTTCACGGGCAAGAATTTCCGCGtctgaaagaaaatttaaacataaatgtttcttttagtAGTTTCAgtcttttctttaattatattttttatatctaaaatttgagatgattttagttttgatcttttgattttaaaaatgtgtttttaaccccttgaaattaaaaaatataattctaatttttacaTGCTAAAAGTTAGAGattaaaatttctttctttttaaatttagaaattaaaaatatatttttctaatttcaagggattaaaaagtgtttttttttcaaaagaaaactaaaattagaATTATCTTGAATTTGTGgtctaaaaatataactaaaagttttattttgacTATGGTTTAGTTTTTTCCACTTCAAATTTCCTTTATTTTCCCTGGAATTTTTGAAGGTGTGTTGATAAGTTAAAGTGATGGTGGTAATGGTATGGTTTTTGGAAGGTGAATTTGTGTGTGATATTATTAATTAGCAGTGAAGTGTAATTGGGTGTTGCTGGCATATTTATTATCCAGCAATGCTTTCTGACTTAATGGGGCTGAAGAGGCTGCAAAGTTCATGTAGCCCGCAGCTCCTTTATGTAATATGTTTCAGTTATAATGCATGTCTCTTTCTTTAACTTGCCTTCAATTATGTTGTATTTATatgtttctttcttcctttGCACTTTATGTTATAGTACTAGTTTGATCACCTTCTTATGTTCTTCAATCAAAGCTTGaataaattcaattcaattgaCAATATAAAAAGAACCATTGGATTTTCCGTTGATTAAACTCTATTTAATAAAAGATGAGATTGTACTTATTCTGAAAAAGAGCGTAGGTCTTTCCATAAGTAAACTGAATTTAGAATAAGTTGtggttgttaaaaataactaataaaaaagtatcatacaagAATATGTGATGTAAATTTAGtaagaacataaaaaaatgattgaatattttttttcttgtaaaattgtattatatatgtaaaGTTTTTTGGACTTGAACTAAAATGTGTgcaaaaacaagttaaaaataaataaaaacaatgtgatgctttacaaaatatttattatttaatttattatcatatatatatatatatatatatgagtaaTTATATAATTCTATCAAATTTAGTTgactttatattatttaattacatattattatattgtttatttagATATTACTATATTCTAGTAATATACGGACCCATGAAGATccgaaaataaaagatattttttaattttacattttttattaaatgtttcttTGATATTGGAAAGTACAAgaatattatgtattttatgttatttgacTAAGTCATAGTAATCTTAGgaaataaatttctttctatctttataatcttttttaataattttttcttatctttcaccacaaatttataaatttattagcaattattatttttaaattttttataattttttatattagtattattgtttcaaaactttctttatatttcaacttatggaataaataaatattttagtaaaaataattataaaaaaaataatttgtataacttttcattatattaatatttttttattataaaaatatttttattataaattatttaaatttaaaaaagtagttattaaaaaataatattaaaaattatattgttttgttatgaataattatttgaatttgaaaagagGATTACTAAAgaataaaatggaaaaacaaaatatggacaaaaaaatattgatttctCTTTATATAATAGTGTAGGTGCtagtttttttaatctaatatatGTAAAGACtttcttattatataaaatagcTACAAATCTTTTGTGGTAATGATAAAACTAAAATGAGAATAATCACAAATCAAGTGAGtagttaatgaaataaaaaatatttacataaaaaaaaggagATTGTTGTAAATTTATTAAGCTCAACTCAGATTAACAAATAGTTtggtttggaaaaaaaaaattgtaaatgtgttaattcaatttctagaatttatatagaaaatagtaataacataaataactattttcatgtttaatatgaaagttatgaaaacatgaaaaaatgaaatttatattaaaaataaaatacaatagtCAAATGatcaattatttatgttttattttgattaacgGAACATTCATTATGATATCTACGTAAATATACTAAAAACATAtctctattattattattattattattattattattattattattatatatatatatatatatatatatatatatatatatatattcttttttctaTCTTCAACTTATCACTTTTTGAGGTTATTTTCTTGCAAATTTATATGTTCATACGTAACAATTGATCATCATAGTTCATAAACAACACATATACAAACAGGATTAAGTTAAAACTTTCTTATCATCCTTATATCAATTTTATACACATTATATTCATATCTCATCTATTTAATCTAATCTAATGAATATAATTCCAATTTATTCATTAAAGATTCATCAAATTAAGTGTATAACTCACGTCCTAATCAGTTATCTCTCATGTCATAAGATTTTTATATCACACATCATAAACACTTAATTCTATTTTTGGAAGACTCGTGCATTAAATTAAACTCAAAGATTTGCATCTGTCATATTATCTTCACTCAATTATCACCATAACAAAGCTACATGAATAGGAACTCAATGTATTCCTATGATAGGGTAAATCCCTATGACCTATCAAACATAGTTCTACTTTTCACCATAAACTAGGTCATAGGAACCTCCTTCAACTATCATCACCTGATATTTTCTTCTATATGAGTCCAATATTAATTGAGTCGAGATAATCTCCTTTAGAGTCCCAGTTTGAATACATAACCTAGGTATCTCAATGTAGTATTCCCTCTCTACTCACAACACATCACATGTTATATCACAACCAAAACATTATACACTCTTATTAATATACATTTCATCTAAACTCAATTACTAATATTATCAtccatttatcatatttaacAACATTCAACCCAAGTGTtgatcaaaatataataatattattataaaccAAACAAGTTGTAGCATTtagaaacattttaaaaacttattttttcaaAGTTCAAAAAATACTCTCGTTCAACCATTGGTTGACCCACTCGACAAATTAAGCACATGTTCAAATTTATGTATTTACAATTCTACTTATCTAGTCGATGTCATATACGTAGTGAATTTTAGTCACCTAGAAAAAGTTTTTCTTACTTAGTGATCAAGATATTTGCCAACAACTACATTAggagtttttattaaaacaacGTTGGTCAAGAATTcactccccaacaacaaaacacttaaatttttaattaaatgaatttaactCAACGAGATTTGGTTCATCCAACGACCCAACAAATGGGAGCTTTATTTAAAAGCTCATAGAAAGGTTTTTCTTAACTAAGGATAAACTTcccaaaatttcaattaattaaattttgcataaataatttaaataaatgtataaaatatattaagtgacaaaaatgtttcaaattgaACTTTCTCTTTAATTCTTATTCCTaacaagaaatattttattttaaaataacgaaAACTCGAActaatttgattaaattgaatTGTTTTGACTTTTTACTATTTGTTTCAGTATAATAGTTGAGGCCGAGATGCGAATCTGATGAATGACGTCCTCTCCTTCCAACAATGTAGTTATCCTTCTATCTTCCTCCTGCACAGGACTCTTCAGGGAGAATGGAGTgagtacctgcaaaggcactccgacacTCAAGTCAGAAAAAGGGAATGATCGAACTTTTTTAGTTCAAtaatggaagaaataatattttctcctttctctctctatcatcagaaaacgtacctttttttcCTTCTGGTTTTCATATTTAACCTAACAGTAAGATAAACCGTTTACCTAAAAATCCGGTTGGTTGGAGAACTCAACTGCTTGGAAAACACGACCGCTTGGTTGTGCTTGATATTGGGTTAGTTGGTTCTGTGATTTTCGACATCATGGCCAGAATCTAACCACTTATTCTTTAGTTTATCTAGATTAATTGATCCAGTCTGACTAAAGCTGACCGAACGTCTGTTGACTCTTACCTTTGACTGGGTTGACGTGACCCTGTGAGCTAATGTTGACCGTTTGATTTAAGCAACAGACGATCGCTAAAAGACGGTCGTTGGACGATTGATGTTAGGAGCGACAATGACGAGCATATGATATGACGATCGTTCTGTCTAGCAGGTTGATGATCGTTCGGGAATGATCATATGATAACTCGTTAATATGTGACTTGTTTATTCTTGGTGGTCGTCTGGGTTGCTAGTCGCTCGACTCAGATATCCTACCATACACTATtcaacatgcaacaaatcaccaaatattcaaaattcaaacaacacataaaaaaatttgcacAAAAATGAAATAGTGTAACCATATAACCTCCACATGTAAGACCAGGGAAATTACACAATTTTAATGGAAGCAATTTATTAATTATGGGAATGTTgtgttttataattgtttaattgtGATAAGCTGTAGAGTAACATTTAAATAACTactaaatgattattttattagtgaattGAGTTTGGATTAGTGATATTTGTGTGTTGTTGAATGTGGCGTTTAGAATCGAGGCTCGAACCTTGCTGAAAACAAAATGTGTTTCATTTTAGTTATTGCCTtcgttttgttttattttttttactaaccTGCTTTTGGGTCGAAACCCGCGAGGGAGAGAAGTCATTCTCTTCTTCCTTCGAGAGTCAATTCTCGTCCCTCTCCTTGTCTTTTCCTTGATTCTTCGAGACTTGAAAACCCTAGAGCTTAAGGGCATGGTGCAATGAGGGAGAGTGAGGGCCATTAATGTGTTGGAGAGAAATAGAAATGTCTTTTCCTATAAGTGAACTTAAGTATTTTTGCTTCCTTAAATCTCTTAAGGAAACTTATTTGGAATTCATGTTTGTTTGTTGCATtgcatattttcaaaaaaatcttGAGAATGTCTAAAATCGCAACCTATGAAATTGGTAGTGAGAGGTCAAACTCACTTTGAAAAACTTGGTCAAAGAGCTGAACAATAGgctattttgaaagaaaaagaaaaaatggaaagaGAAGAATATTTTGCTAAATTGGATAGGGAGCTTAGAGTTCTCAATGCTAAACAAGAGAAAACatgaagaaataagaaaaagtaaGAGTAGAAGTAGAAATCACACTAGAAGGAGTTCAAGAACTTCAACTCAAATTACACACACTACCTCATATCATGAGGTATATAGTATGATTCTTAACCAATACTATCAATCTCCATCAAATAGAATGAGAAGAGAGCATGAAAGAGAACACCCTTCTAGAGAGGGTAGGGTGGATCTTCCTCATTGACTATGTATGTGTATAAACTCTTATTTAATGTAAGCTTGACTAGAGTGGTTGGACATGTGACTCATTGATAGAATGAATTAGTATACAAAACAACTTTGTACGAATCTTTTTCTCTCTAGCATTCTATTCTTAACATTTTTAAGTTCTTAGTTATGTGCCTAAAATTGAATGCATCCAAACTCTATAATGGGTTAATTTAATAAATCATTCCAAGTTTTACGAATTCAAATAACAATTAGTTTTAAATAgttcaaaataaattcaatctaTATAAAAGTAatccaatttttgtttttttaattgtaaaagtaATTCAGTTCAATTCAACTGAACTTTATTTTCAGTTTGAAACTACAAGAGGGTAACTAcaagaaaatgagaaaagacTCCTCCACACCTTTGGCCTTTGAGAAGAGATGGAAAGTAACAAAAAAGAAGTGGAAGATGAAAGGTTGAAGCAGTTGGACTCCTCCTTTGGCTTTGTTGTCCGCTGTTTTAGCAATAAAAAAGTGAGAGAAGAAAGCATCGAGAAAcgagagagaaggaagaagtgTGGGGAAATTTTCAGTGTATGATAAGAATGAGAGAAGACAAACTattgtcttaaaattttaagtggCTTGGGCACTCATTTGGGTATAGGGCCAACACCGAACTTATGGGAGGGGTGTGTGTCTAATATTTTCTGTTGCTCCTGTACCTATCAATTTTCTTCCTAAACTCcataaatttttccaaaatagaaatatgtgagtttattctggaaaattGGTTGAGTATCTTTCGAAAAGATGTTTCCAAAATTGATTTAGTGTGTTCCTGAAAAATGCTTCCAAAATTGATTTACTGAGTTCCGGAAACTAAAATCCGGAAGGATGAGATGCAAGAGAAATTTGatggggtgcagaaagaaacaATCATGTTTTTTTGTCTTACAGTGTAAAATGATGAGTAGTTGACTTAGGAAAATATAAATCTATGTTTgaacaaaataatttagtttagttGGTTACTAATCCACTTAATCCTGGTTTATGAGTAGTTGACTTAGGAAAATATAAATCTATGTTTgaacaaaataatttagtttagttGGTTACTAATCCACTTAATCCTGGTTTAAATCTCAACTTTCCTCGactattttaagttttttggTACTAGACTTTACTAATTAAGTTCTTTTTAGGTTTGAATTCCTAAAAGCCGTCATAAAAGGATTGGCCTAAGTTAACAGTAGAAGTTTTGCACTTGAAGGAATATATCATTAGAGTAAACTGCTTAATGATGAAATCTCTAAcgaaaattaattaaatggtGTTAGATTTAAAGGATCATAGTGATCAACTTTGTTGGTTCCATTGCACTTTCATAAAGGATTCAAGagtaacaaaaaataaaaactttacgGAAACAGATGGAACTATGTTAACAATCAGTGTTACAATGACAAAATGTAGGCCAAAATACAAGATTTTTAAAGGGAACTATACAGTACTTAACAGGTATGGTTCATGTCACATCTAAGAACAGCTACTCCTTTCTCACCATAAAATTCCTTGACTAAGCATACAGAAAAGAAGCAGAAGGCCTTGGATAAGCAAACTTTTTTGGAGCATCAGAACTTCCTGTGCTAGCAGATGCAGGGAGTCCATTGGGGTGGCCATGGCCAGAGGCAGAGCCACTTAGTCGACGCTTTTTATTATGATCACCATTTTTCACTTGATCATTTGACTCACGTATTTGCTCTAATACTCTCACCACCTCATCCATGTTTGGCCTGTATTTGGGCTCTACAGAAAGACACTGAAAAGAAAGAGTGGCTGCTCTTTGAGCTTGGTTAAGGGAATACTGACCTTCTAGACGACTATCCATTACACGAAAAACCCTTCTTTTGTTAGCAAGGTAAGGTTTTGCCCATTCAACTAAGCACTGTTCCCCAGATGGCCGATTCTTGTCTATGGCTCGTCTTCCTGATAACATTTCCAAAAGTACTACTCCAAAACTATACACATCACTCTTGGCAGTGAGGTGACCTAGTAAacatggaaaaaataaaataaaatagttacatATAAAGGTTCCGATAAATAtctaatcatattttattattttaaaaataagcatACAACATATACATGTGGTTCCAATAATCCATGCATAGTAGTGTATAGGATATTATATTACATCCCAAGAAAATGGTGCCGGTCTGTAACCATTGCTATGTAAGCAATAATGTGTGGAGCCACTAATGAGAATAGTCTAAACAGAGAAAATGACCTGACTTTGATCTATATGGTCCATCAACAAAGTATACTATTATAGGGAAAATTGTGGCATGGAAAGGTAAAAAAGCTAGTACGGAAACATGGTTCTTGTACCTGTTGCTAGATACTCTGGTGCTGCATATCCATGTGTTCCCATGACCCTTGTAGAAACATGGCTCTTATCACCAGTGGGTCCATCTCTGGCCAGCCCAAAATCAGAAAGTCTGGCATTATAGTTCTGCAAAACATTCGTCAATTAACTAGCTTAGTTATGGAATCATAAAATCCATCATATTAAACCATACAAAACATGACCAATTTTTCAGTACATACCGTATCAAGCAGGATATTAGAAGTCTTAAAGTCTCTGTATATGACTTTAGTTTCTGAGTTATGGAGAAAAGCAAGACCCCTAGCAGCCCCAAGGGATATTTTCAATCTTAATGTCCAAGAAAGCTGCTGAAAATGAGACCCCCCTGCATTAATGATGATATCTTCAACGTTAGTACTGAAACATTGGGAGATTAAGCAAAAATTACAATCTCTTTTGAAAGAGGAATAGCACAGCCAGTACAAAGCCTATATGGAAAGAAATATGGCAATATAGCAAACAACTCCTAAGATTGATTCGAAATTACACAATTAATTGATTCAACAATATGCTGAGATATTCTAGGATACCCTAAATGTATTCGTATAAACTACATGGTACTGACTCCTGAATAGATGATT harbors:
- the LOC108347439 gene encoding receptor-like cytoplasmic kinase 176; translated protein: MGACWSSGTKAVSPSSAGFTSRSVSREGYDIHSSSRNSSASIPMTPRSEGEILQSSNLKSYSYNDLRIATKHFSPDNVLGEGGFGSVFKGWIDEHSLSVTKPGIGMVVAVKKLNQEGFQGHKEWLAEINYLGQLQHPNLVKLIGYCLEDQHRLLVYEYMPKGSVENHLFRRGSHFQQLSWTLRLKISLGAARGLAFLHNSETKVIYRDFKTSNILLDTNYNARLSDFGLARDGPTGDKSHVSTRVMGTHGYAAPEYLATGHLTAKSDVYSFGVVLLEMLSGRRAIDKNRPSGEQCLVEWAKPYLANKRRVFRVMDSRLEGQYSLNQAQRAATLSFQCLSVEPKYRPNMDEVVRVLEQIRESNDQVKNGDHNKKRRLSGSASGHGHPNGLPASASTGSSDAPKKFAYPRPSASFLYA